A single region of the Marinobacter nanhaiticus D15-8W genome encodes:
- the glyS gene encoding glycine--tRNA ligase subunit beta — translation MATQDFLVEIGTEELPPKALKTLSDAFTAGLCKGLDDAGISYGACEPFAAPRRLAVRIRNLADAQPDKAVEKRGPAVKAAFDDAGNPTRALTGFATSLGVTPDQLDTMETDKGAWVVYRTVEQGKPTTDLLPDLVEQSLNGLPIPKRMRWGAHKTEFVRPVHWIVLLFGNKIIDASIMGLMAGNQTRGHRFHCPKELIVPTPDAYEVVLREEGYVLADFQERREKIRAGVNAIAKEQGPGQAVIDEDLLDEVTALNEWPVPLLGKFESRFLDVPAEALISSMKEHQKYFHVVDESGKMLPLFITVANLESKDPVQVISGNEKVIRPRLADAAFFYDTDRKHTLESRVDALKPIIFQEKLGSLHDKSVRVAALAKKIAEAIDGNPAHAERAAMLAKTDLVSEMVLEFTDLQGIMGEYYARNDGEPEDVAKALNEQYMPRFAGDDLPQGLTGCAVALADRLDSLVGLFGINQPPSGTRDPFGLRRSALGVLRIIVERELPLDLQTCCEWAAGNFSGLELDDPATPVVDYMLERFRAHYEEQGISAEVYLAVHARRPTRPLDFEQRIRAVEAFRRLPAAETLAAANKRVSNILIKQGGDSLSDKVDRSLLKDEAEVALASAVEEQSGKVTPLFQRGDYAAALTSLADLREPVDRFFDEVMVMADDGAIRANRLALLNRLRNLFLQVADISLLPAG, via the coding sequence ATGGCAACACAGGATTTTCTGGTCGAGATCGGCACCGAAGAGCTGCCGCCCAAGGCCCTCAAGACACTTTCCGATGCTTTCACCGCGGGCCTGTGCAAAGGCCTGGACGATGCCGGCATCAGCTACGGCGCCTGCGAGCCCTTTGCTGCGCCGCGCCGCCTGGCCGTTCGTATCCGCAACCTGGCGGACGCCCAACCGGACAAGGCTGTGGAAAAACGGGGCCCAGCGGTCAAGGCCGCTTTCGATGACGCTGGTAATCCCACCCGTGCCCTGACCGGGTTTGCCACCTCCCTGGGCGTGACCCCGGATCAGTTGGACACCATGGAAACCGATAAGGGCGCGTGGGTTGTCTATCGCACCGTGGAGCAGGGCAAACCGACCACGGATCTGCTGCCGGATCTGGTGGAGCAGTCCCTTAACGGCCTGCCCATCCCCAAGCGTATGCGCTGGGGCGCCCACAAGACCGAATTTGTTCGGCCGGTCCACTGGATCGTACTGCTGTTTGGCAACAAGATCATCGACGCCTCGATCATGGGCCTGATGGCCGGCAACCAGACCCGTGGTCACCGTTTCCATTGCCCGAAGGAACTGATCGTACCCACACCGGACGCCTATGAGGTTGTCCTGCGCGAGGAAGGCTATGTACTGGCCGACTTCCAGGAGCGTCGTGAGAAAATCCGGGCCGGCGTAAACGCCATCGCCAAGGAACAGGGACCTGGCCAGGCCGTGATTGATGAAGACCTGCTGGACGAGGTCACCGCACTTAACGAGTGGCCGGTACCGTTGCTCGGCAAGTTTGAGTCACGTTTCCTCGACGTGCCCGCGGAAGCGTTGATCTCTTCCATGAAGGAACACCAGAAATATTTCCACGTGGTGGACGAGAGCGGGAAGATGCTGCCGCTGTTCATTACCGTCGCCAACCTTGAAAGCAAGGATCCGGTCCAGGTGATAAGCGGCAACGAAAAGGTCATCCGCCCGCGTCTGGCCGATGCCGCTTTTTTCTACGACACTGATCGCAAGCATACCCTGGAAAGCCGGGTCGACGCCCTTAAGCCGATTATCTTCCAGGAGAAGCTGGGCAGCCTGCACGACAAGTCGGTCCGCGTCGCTGCCCTGGCGAAAAAGATCGCCGAGGCGATCGACGGCAACCCGGCCCACGCCGAACGCGCCGCCATGCTGGCAAAGACCGACCTGGTCAGCGAGATGGTTCTGGAGTTCACAGACCTGCAGGGCATCATGGGAGAATACTACGCCCGCAACGACGGCGAGCCGGAGGATGTGGCCAAGGCGCTGAACGAGCAGTACATGCCCCGTTTCGCGGGTGACGACTTGCCGCAGGGTTTGACCGGTTGTGCCGTCGCCCTGGCTGATCGCCTGGACTCCCTGGTCGGCCTGTTCGGTATCAACCAGCCTCCATCCGGCACGCGGGATCCATTCGGCCTTCGCCGCTCGGCCCTGGGTGTCCTTCGCATCATCGTCGAGCGAGAATTGCCGCTGGACCTGCAAACCTGCTGCGAATGGGCCGCAGGAAACTTTTCCGGCCTGGAGCTCGACGATCCGGCCACCCCGGTGGTGGACTACATGCTCGAGCGCTTCCGTGCCCATTACGAGGAGCAGGGCATCAGCGCAGAAGTCTATCTGGCGGTCCACGCCCGTCGTCCCACCCGCCCGCTGGACTTCGAACAGCGCATCCGTGCCGTCGAGGCCTTCCGTCGGTTGCCGGCTGCCGAAACCCTGGCGGCCGCCAACAAGCGTGTATCCAATATCCTGATCAAGCAGGGCGGTGACAGCCTGAGCGACAAGGTCGACCGCAGCCTGTTGAAGGATGAAGCTGAGGTTGCACTGGCCAGTGCCGTGGAAGAGCAGAGCGGCAAGGTGACGCCCCTCTTCCAGCGCGGCGACTACGCGGCGGCGCTGACATCACTGGCCGATCTGAGGGAACCGGTCGATCGGTTCTTCGACGAAGTGATGGTCATGGCCGATGACGGCGCCATTCGCGCCAACCGCCTGGCCCTGCTGAACCGTTTGCGCAACCTGTTCCTGCAGGTCGCAGACATTTCGCTGCTACCCGCGGGTTAA
- the glyQ gene encoding glycine--tRNA ligase subunit alpha: MANTDIKTFQGLILALQQFWAQRGCVVQQPLDMEVGAGTFHPSTFLRAIGPETWNAAYVQPSRRPTDGRYGENPNRLQHYYQFQVVLKPSPDNIQELYLDSLRALGLDPLVHDIRFVEDNWESPTLGAWGLGWEIWLNGMEVTQFTYFQQVGGLECYPVTGELTYGLERIAMYLQGVDSVYDLVWTHGPDGVVTYGDVFHQNEVEMSTYNFEQADTTFLFHCFDVHERESQRLIEAGLALPAYEQVLKASHTFNLLDARHAISVTERQRYILRVRTLARAVAKAYFDSRKALGFPMAPDALREEMLADADKGDA, translated from the coding sequence ATGGCAAACACGGACATCAAGACGTTCCAGGGCCTGATCCTGGCCCTTCAGCAATTCTGGGCGCAGCGCGGCTGCGTCGTTCAGCAACCGCTGGATATGGAAGTCGGGGCCGGTACCTTCCACCCCTCCACCTTCCTGCGTGCCATCGGGCCGGAGACCTGGAACGCCGCCTACGTCCAGCCCAGTCGCCGTCCCACCGACGGTCGCTACGGGGAAAACCCCAACCGCCTGCAGCATTACTACCAGTTCCAGGTCGTCCTCAAGCCGTCGCCGGACAACATTCAGGAGCTTTACCTGGATTCCCTGCGCGCACTCGGACTGGATCCGCTGGTGCACGACATCCGGTTCGTCGAGGACAACTGGGAATCGCCCACCCTGGGCGCCTGGGGCCTGGGCTGGGAAATCTGGCTCAATGGCATGGAAGTCACCCAGTTCACCTATTTCCAGCAGGTCGGCGGCCTGGAGTGCTATCCCGTGACCGGCGAGCTGACCTACGGACTGGAACGCATCGCCATGTACCTGCAAGGCGTGGACAGCGTCTACGACCTGGTCTGGACCCACGGTCCGGATGGGGTGGTGACCTACGGCGATGTCTTTCACCAAAACGAGGTGGAGATGTCCACTTACAACTTCGAGCAGGCCGACACCACCTTCCTGTTCCACTGCTTCGACGTCCATGAGCGCGAGAGCCAGCGGCTTATCGAAGCGGGTCTGGCCCTGCCGGCGTACGAGCAGGTACTCAAGGCCTCCCACACGTTCAACCTGCTGGATGCCCGCCACGCTATTTCCGTGACGGAACGGCAGCGCTACATCCTCCGCGTCAGAACCCTGGCCCGTGCCGTGGCCAAGGCCTACTTCGACAGCCGCAAGGCGCTGGGCTTCCCCATGGCCCCCGATGCCCTGCGGGAAGAAATGCTGGCTGACGCGGATAAAGGGGACGCATGA
- a CDS encoding TrkH family potassium uptake protein, with the protein MRLSVIFKILGILMMLFSFTMLPPLGIALLYDDGQWMRFADALAIVFIGGLLVWAPFHSVSGDLRVRDGFLVTTLFWVVLSVAGSIPFYLSDNPPYTYVDSLFEAVSGLTTTGATVITGIDQLPESILWYRQQLQWLGGMGIIVLAVAILPMLGIGGMQLYRAEVPGPVKDNKLTPRIAETAKALWYIYVSLTIVCAVAYWIAGMTWFDAIGHSFSTVAIGGFSTHDASIGYFNSPAIEMIAVVFMVLSGANFALHFMAWRSRNPLLYWTDSEFKLYIGALAAVSLVTILALILTETLSPFEAVTEGIFQVVSLATTTGFATADFSVWPLMLPFLLFVMSFMGGCAASTGGGIKVVRILLIFRQGSREMKRLLHPNAVMPVKLGNRPVSDRVLQAVWGFFSVYMFMFLVMLVILQATGLDQVTAWTAVGATINNLGPGLGEVTYHYGTINDVAKWVLCFSMLLGRLEVFTLLLLLTPAFWRR; encoded by the coding sequence ATGCGACTGTCGGTCATTTTCAAGATTCTCGGCATCCTGATGATGCTGTTCAGCTTTACCATGCTGCCGCCGCTGGGCATCGCCCTGCTGTACGACGACGGCCAGTGGATGCGTTTCGCCGACGCGCTGGCCATCGTCTTCATCGGCGGCTTGCTGGTCTGGGCGCCGTTCCACTCGGTCTCCGGCGATCTGCGGGTGCGGGACGGCTTCCTGGTGACGACCCTGTTCTGGGTGGTGCTGAGTGTGGCCGGCTCGATTCCCTTCTATCTCAGCGACAACCCGCCCTATACCTATGTGGACTCCCTGTTCGAGGCGGTGTCCGGTCTGACGACGACTGGCGCGACGGTAATCACCGGCATTGACCAGTTGCCGGAATCGATTCTCTGGTATCGCCAGCAACTGCAATGGCTGGGGGGTATGGGGATCATCGTGCTGGCTGTCGCCATCCTGCCCATGCTGGGTATTGGGGGGATGCAGCTCTACCGCGCAGAGGTCCCCGGGCCGGTCAAGGACAACAAACTCACGCCGCGTATCGCTGAAACCGCCAAGGCCCTCTGGTACATCTATGTCTCGTTGACGATCGTCTGTGCCGTTGCATACTGGATTGCCGGTATGACCTGGTTCGATGCCATCGGCCATAGCTTTTCCACGGTGGCCATTGGTGGTTTCTCCACCCATGACGCCAGTATCGGCTACTTCAACAGCCCGGCAATCGAGATGATCGCCGTGGTATTCATGGTGCTGAGCGGTGCCAATTTCGCCTTGCATTTTATGGCCTGGCGCTCGCGCAACCCACTGCTGTACTGGACCGATTCGGAATTCAAGCTGTACATCGGCGCACTCGCGGCTGTCAGTCTGGTAACGATCCTGGCGTTGATCCTTACCGAAACCCTCAGCCCCTTCGAGGCGGTGACCGAAGGCATCTTCCAGGTGGTCTCGCTCGCGACCACCACCGGCTTTGCCACCGCAGATTTCTCGGTCTGGCCGCTGATGCTACCCTTCCTGCTGTTCGTCATGTCCTTTATGGGAGGCTGCGCTGCATCCACCGGCGGGGGCATCAAGGTCGTGCGCATCCTGCTGATCTTCCGCCAGGGGTCACGGGAGATGAAACGTCTGCTGCATCCCAATGCGGTGATGCCGGTCAAGCTCGGCAACCGACCGGTATCGGATCGGGTACTGCAGGCGGTCTGGGGGTTCTTCTCGGTCTATATGTTCATGTTCCTGGTGATGTTGGTGATCCTGCAGGCCACGGGTCTGGATCAGGTCACCGCCTGGACCGCCGTGGGCGCGACGATCAACAACCTGGGCCCCGGACTGGGAGAGGTCACCTATCACTACGGCACCATCAACGATGTCGCGAAGTGGGTGTTGTGCTTCTCCATGTTATTGGGCCGTCTGGAAGTATTCACCTTGCTGCTGCTTTTGACCCCGGCATTCTGGCGTCGCTGA
- the trkA gene encoding Trk system potassium transporter TrkA has product MKIIILGAGQVGGTLAENLANEANDITIIDSDGTRLRELQDRLDIRTVQGRGSYPSVLRQAGAEDADMLIAVTNSDETNMVACQVAYTLFKTPTKISRVRANAYLARKELFGSDGFPVDVLISPEQVVTRHITRLIEYPGALQVLEFSKGLARLVAIQATKGGPLVGHELSYLRTHMPKIDTRVAAIFRKDRPIIPQGDTVIEDGDEVFFIAGTDHIRSVMSELQPLEKPYKRIFICGGGNIGQRLAHNLENRYQVKLIERNRDRCVMLSENLRKTIVLQGNAANKDLLLEENIESTDVFCAVTNDDEANIMASLLAKRLGVRKVLTLINNPDYVDLIQGGEIDVAISPQQTTIGSLLTHVRRGDVVNVHSLRRGAAEAIEAIAHGDHRSSKVVGKRLDEITLPEGTTIGAIVRHNEVLIAHDHLRVQPDDHVILFLVDKSRIRDVERLFQVGLTFF; this is encoded by the coding sequence ATGAAAATCATCATCCTGGGCGCCGGTCAGGTCGGTGGCACCCTTGCCGAAAACCTGGCCAACGAAGCCAACGACATCACCATTATCGACAGTGATGGCACGCGGCTGAGGGAACTGCAGGATCGCCTGGATATACGAACGGTACAGGGCCGCGGCTCCTACCCCAGCGTGCTGCGTCAGGCCGGTGCCGAAGATGCCGACATGCTGATCGCCGTCACCAACAGCGACGAGACCAACATGGTGGCCTGCCAGGTGGCCTACACGCTGTTCAAGACCCCAACCAAGATCAGCCGCGTGCGGGCCAACGCCTATCTGGCGCGCAAGGAGCTGTTCGGCAGCGACGGATTCCCCGTGGATGTGCTGATCAGCCCGGAGCAGGTGGTCACCCGCCATATTACCCGGCTGATCGAGTATCCCGGCGCACTGCAGGTGCTGGAATTCTCCAAGGGCCTGGCCCGGCTAGTGGCGATTCAGGCGACCAAGGGCGGGCCCCTCGTCGGTCACGAGCTGTCCTATCTACGCACTCACATGCCCAAGATCGATACCCGGGTGGCTGCCATCTTCCGCAAGGACCGGCCAATTATTCCCCAGGGGGATACGGTCATCGAGGACGGCGACGAGGTGTTCTTCATCGCCGGCACCGACCATATCCGCTCGGTCATGAGCGAGCTCCAGCCCCTGGAAAAACCCTATAAGCGCATCTTCATCTGCGGCGGCGGCAACATCGGCCAGCGTCTGGCCCATAATCTGGAAAATCGCTACCAGGTGAAACTGATCGAACGTAACCGGGACCGCTGCGTCATGCTGTCGGAAAACCTGCGCAAGACGATCGTGCTGCAGGGCAACGCCGCCAACAAGGACCTGCTGCTGGAAGAGAACATCGAGAGTACCGATGTCTTCTGCGCGGTCACCAACGATGACGAAGCCAACATCATGGCGTCACTGCTGGCCAAACGCCTGGGTGTGCGCAAGGTGCTGACCCTGATCAACAATCCCGACTACGTGGATCTGATCCAGGGCGGGGAAATCGATGTCGCCATTTCTCCGCAACAGACCACTATCGGCAGCCTGCTTACTCACGTGAGGCGAGGGGACGTCGTAAACGTTCACTCACTTCGAAGAGGCGCAGCGGAGGCCATCGAGGCGATTGCCCATGGCGACCATCGGTCGTCGAAGGTGGTGGGCAAACGGCTCGACGAGATTACCTTGCCGGAAGGCACCACCATCGGCGCCATCGTCCGCCACAACGAGGTATTGATCGCCCATGACCACCTGCGCGTCCAACCGGATGACCACGTGATCCTGTTCCTCGTGGATAAGTCCCGTATCCGCGATGTCGAGCGGCTGTTCCAGGTAGGTCTGACATTCTTCTGA
- the rsmB gene encoding 16S rRNA (cytosine(967)-C(5))-methyltransferase RsmB → MARQRLPMRAVAAQVLQAVSDGQSLAQALPTGLAQVAESERSQLQALCYGTCRWYHRLNAELKSRLHKPLKKGDRITVPLILVALFQIRHSRQADYAVVNETVEAGRSLGKPHLAGLINAILRAALREGEPEPANDADRLSHPEWMTEKLRHNWPERWQAILEGNNDQGPMTLRVNARQQSREDYLKALGEVGITAIATPFAEQGIQLERPCSVDQLPGFDIGAVSVQDEAAQLCTQLLDLHPGQRVLDACAAPGGKTCAILETAEDLQVVALDQSDERMVRVRENLDRLQVDAQLLTADAAQLEHWWDGQPFDRILLDVPCSASGVVRRHPDIKLLRREEDIPALADIQLNLLEQLWTTLKPGGRLVYATCSVFPQENHRIIQRFMKAHADAALTMPDLAWGLDTGAGRQLFPERGSHDGFFYACLTRIDHPSANQATSS, encoded by the coding sequence ATGGCCCGTCAGCGTCTTCCCATGCGGGCGGTGGCCGCCCAGGTATTGCAGGCGGTCAGTGACGGCCAATCCCTGGCCCAGGCCCTACCCACCGGTCTCGCCCAGGTGGCGGAAAGCGAGCGCAGCCAACTGCAGGCCCTATGCTATGGCACCTGCCGTTGGTACCACCGCCTGAATGCCGAACTCAAAAGTCGGCTGCACAAACCGTTGAAGAAGGGCGACCGGATAACCGTACCGCTGATACTGGTCGCCCTGTTCCAGATACGTCATAGCCGTCAGGCTGATTACGCGGTGGTTAACGAGACCGTAGAAGCCGGCCGTTCGCTGGGCAAGCCACATCTGGCCGGTCTGATCAATGCCATCCTGCGCGCCGCCCTACGCGAAGGCGAACCGGAACCCGCCAACGATGCTGACCGCCTGAGCCACCCCGAATGGATGACCGAAAAGCTGCGTCACAACTGGCCCGAACGGTGGCAGGCGATCCTCGAGGGTAACAACGATCAGGGCCCCATGACGCTTCGGGTCAATGCGCGGCAGCAAAGCCGGGAGGACTACCTGAAAGCGCTTGGTGAGGTGGGCATTACAGCGATAGCCACGCCGTTCGCCGAACAGGGTATCCAACTCGAGCGCCCCTGCAGCGTAGATCAGCTCCCCGGCTTCGATATTGGTGCGGTGAGCGTCCAGGACGAAGCGGCCCAGCTATGCACCCAGCTGCTGGACCTGCACCCCGGACAGCGGGTACTGGACGCCTGCGCAGCCCCGGGCGGGAAAACCTGTGCCATCCTTGAGACCGCCGAAGACCTGCAGGTCGTCGCGTTGGACCAGTCGGACGAGCGCATGGTGCGGGTACGGGAGAACCTCGATCGCCTTCAGGTCGATGCACAACTGCTCACCGCCGATGCGGCGCAACTCGAGCACTGGTGGGACGGTCAGCCGTTCGACCGCATCCTGCTCGATGTACCCTGCAGCGCCAGCGGCGTAGTCCGCCGCCATCCGGATATCAAACTGTTGCGGCGAGAGGAAGATATTCCTGCCCTGGCGGACATCCAGTTGAATCTGCTGGAGCAACTCTGGACCACCCTCAAACCGGGCGGTCGTCTGGTCTACGCCACCTGTTCGGTGTTCCCGCAGGAAAATCACCGTATAATCCAGCGTTTTATGAAGGCGCATGCGGACGCCGCCCTGACCATGCCCGATCTGGCGTGGGGGCTGGATACTGGCGCCGGACGGCAGCTTTTCCCTGAACGCGGGTCCCACGACGGCTTTTTCTATGCCTGTCTGACCCGGATCGACCACCCGTCAGCGAATCAGGCCACATCGTCATGA
- the fmt gene encoding methionyl-tRNA formyltransferase, whose amino-acid sequence MRIVFAGTPDFAAVALKALLQQNHDVVAVYTQPDRPSGRGRKLTPSPVKQVALDADIPVFQPQTLKSEEAQTELAALKPEVMIVAAYGLILPQAVLDVPPLGCLNIHASLLPRWRGAAPIQRAIAAGDEETGITIMQMDAGLDTGDMLLKLTTPIRDTDTGGSLHDRLADLGGQAILTALDELGKGNLKAETQDDTLASYAHKLSKEEGHLNWSGSAVDLARRVRAFNPWPGTYAQSGEQKIRIHTAEAIETSSDAEPGTILKRDRDGIDVACASGILRLHQVQLPGARAQTVADLINGGRPVLQQDEVLH is encoded by the coding sequence GTGCGCATCGTTTTCGCCGGAACTCCGGATTTTGCAGCCGTCGCACTCAAGGCGCTCCTGCAACAGAACCATGACGTCGTAGCCGTCTACACCCAACCAGACCGGCCATCCGGCCGTGGTCGCAAGCTGACTCCAAGCCCGGTGAAACAGGTTGCACTGGATGCCGATATCCCGGTGTTCCAACCGCAAACCCTGAAATCCGAAGAGGCCCAGACTGAACTTGCCGCGCTTAAACCGGAGGTGATGATCGTTGCTGCCTATGGCCTGATCCTGCCCCAGGCAGTGCTCGATGTGCCGCCCCTGGGTTGTCTCAACATCCATGCGTCATTGCTTCCCCGCTGGCGCGGTGCGGCGCCCATCCAGCGAGCCATTGCCGCCGGCGATGAGGAAACCGGTATCACCATCATGCAGATGGACGCCGGCCTTGATACCGGCGATATGCTACTGAAGCTGACTACACCGATTCGCGACACCGATACCGGCGGCAGTCTGCACGACCGTCTGGCGGATCTCGGCGGCCAGGCGATACTGACAGCCCTGGATGAGTTGGGAAAGGGCAATCTCAAGGCGGAAACGCAGGACGATACCCTGGCGAGCTACGCTCACAAGCTCAGCAAAGAGGAAGGCCATCTCAACTGGTCCGGTTCAGCCGTCGACCTGGCGCGACGGGTTCGCGCCTTCAATCCCTGGCCGGGCACCTATGCCCAGAGCGGCGAACAGAAGATTCGCATTCATACGGCCGAAGCCATCGAGACGTCCAGTGACGCCGAACCGGGTACCATCCTCAAACGGGACCGTGATGGCATCGATGTCGCCTGTGCGTCCGGTATCCTGCGGCTCCACCAGGTTCAGTTGCCCGGCGCTCGGGCGCAGACCGTCGCCGACCTGATCAACGGCGGTCGCCCGGTGCTGCAGCAAGACGAGGTCCTGCACTGA
- the def gene encoding peptide deformylase: MILEILEFPDPRLRTVAKPVKEVTDKTRQLIDDMFETMYDAPGIGLAATQVNVHEQIIVMDLSEDKSEPRVFINPEIEVLDGDFQDMQEGCLSVPGFYEEVSRPDHVMIRAIGRDGEAYEEEATGLLAVCIQHEMDHLKGKLFVDYLSPLKRTRIRKKLEKQHKIRA; this comes from the coding sequence ATGATACTTGAGATTCTGGAATTCCCCGATCCGCGCCTGCGAACTGTTGCCAAGCCGGTAAAAGAGGTGACGGACAAGACGCGGCAGCTGATCGATGACATGTTCGAGACCATGTACGATGCGCCGGGTATTGGCCTTGCAGCGACCCAGGTCAACGTCCACGAGCAAATCATTGTCATGGATCTGTCGGAAGACAAGAGCGAGCCGCGCGTCTTCATCAACCCTGAAATCGAAGTCCTCGATGGCGATTTCCAGGATATGCAGGAAGGCTGCCTGTCCGTACCGGGCTTCTATGAAGAGGTGAGCCGTCCGGATCATGTGATGATCCGCGCCATTGGTCGCGACGGCGAGGCCTACGAAGAGGAGGCTACTGGTCTGCTTGCGGTTTGTATCCAGCATGAGATGGATCACCTGAAAGGCAAGCTGTTCGTGGACTATCTCAGTCCACTGAAGCGTACGCGTATTCGCAAGAAGCTGGAAAAGCAGCACAAGATTCGGGCGTAA
- a CDS encoding LysM peptidoglycan-binding domain-containing protein, translating to MRKLLYVLTAVMLLMVQWAHAAGPEFRSDHPERYTVVKGDTLWDISSRFLDNPWYWPEIWHVNPQVANPHLIYPGDELALVYIDGERRVTKVARSSNGVTKLSPQVRSTPIDTPVPAIPLDAISSFLSKTRIVTPEELEGAPYILEGEDSRIITGAGDTVYARGEAESDKLGVFRRGQRYVDPDTQEFLGLEAKSIGTGEVTDTNGEVLTLELKDTQEEVRIGDRLLEIEDRKINTTFTPSAPDTEIDGTMIAVDNGVTQIGQYNVVTVNRGTREGLKVGDVLAVFQAGNQVRDPYTKEVLQLPDERAGLMMIFQTYDKISYGLILKAQRALAVGDRVGNP from the coding sequence ATGAGGAAACTGCTGTATGTTCTGACGGCTGTGATGCTGCTGATGGTGCAATGGGCACATGCGGCCGGCCCCGAATTCCGGTCGGACCACCCGGAGCGCTATACGGTCGTCAAGGGCGATACCCTCTGGGACATTTCTTCCCGTTTCCTGGATAACCCGTGGTACTGGCCGGAAATCTGGCATGTTAACCCACAGGTAGCCAACCCCCACCTGATCTACCCGGGCGATGAACTGGCCCTGGTCTACATTGATGGTGAGCGCAGGGTCACCAAGGTTGCCCGTTCTTCCAACGGCGTAACGAAACTGTCGCCGCAGGTTCGTTCCACCCCGATCGATACGCCGGTACCGGCGATTCCGCTGGATGCCATCAGCAGTTTCCTGTCGAAGACACGTATCGTGACACCGGAAGAACTGGAAGGCGCGCCGTATATTCTTGAAGGTGAAGACTCTCGCATCATTACCGGCGCCGGGGATACCGTTTATGCCCGTGGTGAGGCGGAATCCGACAAGCTCGGCGTTTTCCGCCGTGGCCAGCGTTATGTCGATCCGGACACCCAGGAGTTTTTGGGTCTGGAAGCCAAGTCCATCGGTACCGGTGAAGTAACCGATACCAACGGCGAAGTGCTGACCCTGGAACTCAAGGATACCCAGGAAGAGGTCCGCATCGGTGACCGACTGCTTGAAATAGAAGATCGCAAGATCAACACGACCTTCACACCGAGCGCACCGGATACCGAGATCGATGGCACCATGATCGCCGTGGACAATGGGGTCACCCAGATCGGCCAGTACAATGTGGTCACCGTAAACCGCGGTACCCGCGAAGGGCTGAAAGTCGGCGACGTGCTGGCGGTTTTCCAGGCGGGCAACCAGGTGCGTGACCCGTACACCAAGGAGGTCCTCCAGCTGCCGGACGAGCGTGCTGGTCTGATGATGATCTTCCAGACCTACGACAAGATCAGCTATGGCCTGATCCTCAAGGCACAGCGTGCGCTGGCTGTCGGTGACCGCGTCGGCAACCCCTGA